A region of Nostoc sp. 'Peltigera membranacea cyanobiont' N6 DNA encodes the following proteins:
- a CDS encoding TrmH family RNA methyltransferase gives MAGVNSSSHERLDVEATLTEIKRLQFDRAYRNASGLFYIEGVRNFVKVIDNGFEISAIAFSEKLLTAPLARKLVRQSRRSGVPCISLTPEQFRRVSQSERASGVGAIVRQRWFKLGDVSPQPSLCWVAVETVRSPGNLGTLIRTSEAVGGAGFIFIKESIDPFAPDVIRASMGSLFNQKFVRTSFSALRHWVRNHCCPVIGASPDGIAEFHQFNYPNSTLLFLGEERQGLTPEQRDLCQHLVRIPMVGAVDSLNLAVAGSLLMYEVYRSRT, from the coding sequence ATGGCTGGTGTTAATAGTTCCAGCCATGAACGGTTAGACGTTGAGGCTACACTAACCGAGATTAAAAGGCTCCAATTTGACCGCGCATATCGGAACGCCTCTGGACTGTTTTACATCGAGGGTGTGCGTAACTTTGTCAAGGTAATTGACAACGGTTTTGAGATTTCGGCGATCGCATTTAGTGAGAAACTGCTCACAGCACCTCTAGCACGGAAGTTAGTTCGGCAATCTCGGCGTTCTGGGGTTCCTTGCATCAGCCTTACACCCGAACAGTTTCGACGTGTTTCCCAGAGTGAACGTGCTTCTGGTGTTGGTGCAATTGTTCGTCAGCGTTGGTTCAAGCTGGGTGATGTTTCGCCACAACCTAGTTTGTGCTGGGTGGCTGTTGAAACTGTTCGCTCACCAGGAAACCTCGGAACCTTGATTCGCACATCAGAAGCTGTTGGAGGTGCTGGGTTTATCTTCATCAAAGAAAGCATAGATCCCTTTGCTCCTGATGTTATTCGCGCATCTATGGGTTCGCTTTTTAACCAGAAGTTTGTACGGACAAGCTTCTCTGCGCTCCGTCATTGGGTACGCAACCACTGCTGTCCTGTCATCGGTGCTTCACCAGATGGAATAGCTGAATTTCATCAGTTTAATTATCCCAATTCTACTCTTCTTTTCCTCGGTGAGGAGCGCCAAGGTTTAACTCCAGAACAGCGAGACTTATGCCAGCATCTTGTTCGGATTCCGATGGTAGGTGCGGTTGATTCTCTCAATCTTGCTGTCGCAGGTAGCCTCTTAATGTATGAGGTTTATAGGTCGAGAACATGA
- a CDS encoding aminotransferase-like domain-containing protein: protein MYTPLVQAQTQPGMINFGYGYPRPPKDINLIARRALRQDDADIFFPHEMPQGQLTLCRQIAQMLVHQGLEVFPEDLIITNGSQQGLSLAMNYYVQPGDWVIVEAPTYYGAISILENLGAKIIGIPMTAEGMNLDLLEQYLHSHRPKLIYTISTFHNPTGLTTTQNHRQQLLALAEKYECHILEDNAYEGINFDAVPAPIKALDKNNLVTYLSTFSKTLMPGLRVGYMVVTGKHYQAIIERKLLHDLHTSSISQTIVSEYLASGHYRRHLSRLRTDNLQSRNTMLQALERYFPEEIRWTVPTGGLFLWVQLPDDIPIGTIRKEAFAQNVYLACGSAFFPDKQGYPAMRLTFCLPPEEIEQGISIVGKLLKKYIYRGCVDTERLVAKHRISHYQPLVRSS, encoded by the coding sequence ATGTACACTCCACTGGTGCAAGCACAAACACAGCCAGGAATGATTAATTTTGGCTATGGTTATCCTCGTCCACCAAAAGATATTAACCTCATTGCTAGACGAGCGCTAAGACAAGATGATGCTGATATTTTCTTTCCCCATGAAATGCCTCAAGGACAACTAACTCTGTGCAGACAAATTGCTCAAATGTTAGTACATCAAGGATTAGAGGTTTTTCCAGAGGATTTAATTATTACTAATGGCTCTCAGCAAGGGTTGTCATTAGCGATGAATTATTATGTCCAACCTGGTGATTGGGTGATTGTGGAAGCACCGACTTATTACGGTGCAATTTCTATCTTAGAAAACTTAGGAGCCAAGATTATTGGCATTCCCATGACTGCGGAGGGGATGAATTTAGATTTATTAGAGCAATATCTCCACAGCCACCGCCCGAAATTAATTTATACTATTAGTACTTTTCACAATCCGACTGGATTGACGACAACACAAAATCATCGCCAACAATTACTAGCATTAGCTGAAAAATATGAGTGTCATATTTTGGAAGATAATGCTTATGAAGGAATAAATTTTGATGCAGTGCCAGCACCAATTAAAGCTTTAGATAAAAATAATTTGGTAACTTATTTAAGTACTTTTTCTAAAACTTTAATGCCTGGTTTACGAGTTGGCTATATGGTAGTTACAGGTAAGCATTATCAAGCAATTATTGAGCGGAAGTTACTCCACGACTTGCACACATCCAGTATTTCGCAAACAATAGTTAGCGAATATCTCGCTTCAGGACATTACCGCCGTCACCTCAGCCGACTTCGCACAGATAATCTGCAAAGTCGTAATACTATGTTGCAAGCTTTGGAGCGTTATTTTCCTGAAGAAATCCGGTGGACAGTTCCCACGGGTGGATTGTTTCTCTGGGTACAGTTACCAGATGATATTCCGATTGGGACAATTCGTAAGGAAGCTTTTGCACAAAATGTATACTTGGCGTGCGGTTCGGCGTTTTTCCCCGATAAGCAGGGTTATCCAGCGATGCGTCTAACTTTCTGTCTCCCGCCAGAGGAAATTGAGCAAGGTATTTCGATTGTGGGTAAGTTGCTGAAAAAGTATATTTATAGAGGATGCGTAGATACAGAGCGGCTTGTTGCCAAACATCGCATATCTCATTACCAACCACTTGTTC
- a CDS encoding hydantoinase B/oxoprolinase family protein, whose protein sequence is MYTTSQPDPVRLEIFKNLYQFIAEQMGIILQNTATSVNIKERLDFSCAIFDSSGLLVANAPHIPVHLGSMSESVRSLINDKGDTLKPGNVYLSNNPYNGGTHLPDVTAITPVFLESGENSALFYVASRGHQADIGGITPGSMPPHSTTVEEEGILFDNFLLVEEGNFRETVVRQHLSNHTYPARKPDQNLADFKAQIAANERGVKELSKMVAQYGIDSVQAYMTFVQANAEESVRRAIAVLKDGSFIYEMDNGAIIKVKVTIHQESRSATIDFTGTSQQLNSNFNAPKAVTQAAVLYVFRTLVDDNIPLNAGCLNPLEIIIPVGCMLNPTYPAAVVAGNVETSQTIVDALYGALGVMAASQGTMNNFTFGNEQYQYYETICGGSGAGIDFDGTDGVHSHMTNSRLTDPEVLETRYPVLLESFILRPDSGGKGKYSGGNGVVRRIRFLEPMTANILSGHRIIPPFGLNGGEAGIVGRNWIQRQNGIEENLDSTATVEMKTGDVFVIETPGGGGFGKVS, encoded by the coding sequence ATGTACACAACATCTCAACCCGATCCCGTTCGCTTAGAAATATTCAAAAATCTCTATCAATTTATCGCCGAGCAAATGGGGATTATTCTCCAAAATACAGCAACATCTGTCAATATCAAAGAAAGGTTAGATTTCTCCTGCGCGATCTTTGATTCTTCTGGATTACTAGTTGCTAACGCCCCCCATATTCCTGTACATTTAGGCTCAATGAGCGAAAGTGTCCGCAGTTTAATTAATGATAAAGGTGATACCCTAAAACCGGGAAATGTCTATCTATCAAATAATCCCTATAACGGCGGTACACATCTTCCTGACGTAACTGCAATTACCCCTGTTTTTCTAGAAAGTGGAGAAAATTCTGCACTATTCTACGTTGCTTCTCGCGGACACCAAGCAGATATTGGTGGAATTACCCCCGGTTCAATGCCTCCTCACAGCACCACAGTAGAAGAAGAAGGAATTCTTTTTGATAATTTTCTCTTAGTTGAAGAGGGAAATTTTCGAGAAACCGTAGTCAGACAGCACCTCTCAAATCATACTTATCCTGCTCGTAAACCTGACCAAAATCTAGCCGATTTCAAAGCCCAAATTGCTGCAAATGAACGGGGAGTTAAAGAACTTTCTAAAATGGTTGCACAATACGGAATTGATTCTGTTCAAGCTTATATGACATTTGTGCAAGCTAATGCTGAAGAGTCTGTGAGACGTGCGATCGCAGTTCTCAAGGATGGCTCATTTATTTATGAAATGGATAATGGAGCAATAATTAAAGTAAAAGTTACAATTCATCAAGAAAGCCGCAGTGCAACCATCGATTTTACTGGAACTTCTCAACAACTAAATAGTAATTTTAATGCTCCTAAAGCTGTAACTCAAGCAGCAGTCTTATATGTCTTTCGGACTTTGGTTGATGATAATATTCCTCTCAATGCCGGGTGTCTTAATCCTCTAGAAATTATTATCCCGGTTGGTTGTATGCTCAACCCAACCTATCCAGCCGCAGTAGTCGCGGGTAATGTAGAAACTTCTCAAACTATTGTTGATGCTTTATATGGCGCTTTGGGTGTCATGGCTGCTTCTCAAGGGACGATGAATAATTTCACTTTTGGGAATGAGCAATATCAATATTATGAAACTATCTGCGGCGGTTCTGGAGCAGGAATTGATTTTGATGGAACTGATGGCGTTCATTCTCACATGACTAACTCCCGCTTGACCGATCCTGAAGTTTTAGAAACCCGTTATCCTGTACTTTTAGAAAGCTTTATTCTTCGTCCCGATAGCGGTGGTAAAGGAAAATATTCCGGTGGGAATGGAGTTGTTCGCCGCATCCGTTTTTTAGAACCCATGACAGCTAATATTCTCTCTGGACATCGGATTATCCCTCCTTTTGGATTAAATGGTGGGGAAGCCGGAATTGTCGGACGCAACTGGATACAACGTCAGAATGGAATTGAAGAGAATTTAGACAGCACAGCAACAGTAGAGATGAAGACTGGGGATGTTTTTGTGATAGAAACTCCTGGAGGAGGCGGATTTGGTAAAGTTTCCTAG